AAGAAGACTTTAAGGACGAGCTCATTATCcatagagtttaagaaaaaattttGGGAGAATGTgttgggaaaagaaaaagaaaggattaGATCAGACTGTTTATGTGTAGGGATAGGACAAGTGGGTGATATATTATACACTTTCCATATGGACAAAAATAATGAGTGGGAGAAGAGTCTTAGGTGTGGACATATATATGTCACCTCACTACTAGTAATTCATGTATGCATGTGGAGTTTGTCAGGTAGATATTAAGAAAATGCATATACAATATACATATAGTGAATATACTATGACAATGCTTGCCCAGGAATCTATAAAGTCCTTTCAGTCTCACTTCACCTCTGCCAAATTTGACTTCATTACCCTCTGCAATGGacaattttattttgtttcttataCAAATAGTTGTATGCggtattttttttttatctcaCAGTTTTATGGATCCAGATTTTTGTAGACCCAAAAGTGTAAGATTGGAGTCCACAAATTTGTGGGACAAAAAGAAGCCTCACACAACAAATGTAAGTTGTGTGAAACACACAATAAAACTTCCCCTATGCTATTAAGAAGATGGCAATGACAGATAAATCTATCAAATTCATGTTGTTTACTTTTAGGATTTAACTTATATGCAATCACGGCGCGAGAATTTTAATAATACTATTCGTGTAATTTAATTAGGTATAGTAGGCTACGTTAATCGTTATCATATTAAGATTTGTTACGAATAATTACATATTGTTGTAGATTAACCTTAAAATGATAGCATAAGAGACTATTTGTATTTTCAAGCTGTAAGTATACAAAACCACTCTAGGGATACAACACTTAGTGGCGGAGGCACATTTGTCTAAGGATAATCAGTTGCATCCCCTTTGCTAGATATTTATTTAGGTGAAAGTGTAGTGTTAGAAGGAGTTAAAAAATATATTAAGTTTTGAGTCCGAATTCTAAGTGTAACATTTTAGATTGgaatccaataatatttaaattctGCATCCGCCCCCGATTTGTTAGTAAAAAGGCTTCTATAGCCTCTATATGCTCCACCATTTGGCTAGTGGTGTCTGTTTTGCATCTTTGTGAAATTGTTATGTGTCCCTGCCATGATTATCCCTTTGTCGTTAAATGGGTGTAGTAGTCTTGATTAGAATAATTTGATCCATTATGATTTTGATCCGTACAAGTACACCTTTGATTGGGGCATTTCATAGAGAATTTGATGGATCATGTTGTTTCTATTATCACTATCAGCAGTCGTATTAGTCTAAAATGATTGTGAGGACCCTCTCAGGATATTTCTTAGTTTTATTCTAATATAATTATTTGATATTCGGAACTCAATAGCTTTAGTTCAGATTCACGTCAGCATGATTCATTAGAGGGTAGTGGTTTCCTTTCAAGAGTTATTCTATATATTTAGTTAAAAAAGAAATCATATTCGTCGATTCACATCCCTTGATTGTTGGATATTTCATAGTTGGATGTTATAGTTTCCAAAGTTCTTTTGTTTTCAAACACTAAAACTAAATGGCTGGTATAATCCCTTATAGCTATCAAATAAAGTGAACACAAATTTATAATTTCAGGTTGAGGaactttaaaaatttaaattcGTGTACTAACAACATAATTATGAAGTAATTTTAAATATAAAAGTTATATTTTTTCTAAAAGTTATAAAATCTTGATATGTAAAAAGTATCTTTCAGTATTAATTGTATctattttattttgtctatttacTTATAGGTAAATATAGTCAAAATATTGATCCTATATAAAACTTAATGATGTAATATATGTTGGAATGAATATGACAAGTCATTGAGCATAATGTAGCTATTAttctttttgaaaaaaataattatcATTAATCTAGTTATATAAGAATTAAAAATTTAATATGATTAAAGAGCTTAATAAACGCTTCTCTCTACTTTCTCTCTCTAGAGCACATTAGTGAATTACCGTGCTCAGCCATCGGAATGGCCAGAGGAAGGCCGGCGAAGAAGCAAAACAACAAGGCATCGGTGGTCATTGAAGCCATTGCTAAAAGGATTGGAGTAAGAGCAACATGCAGCGACGGTGAAGCTTTAGAAGAGGTGACAGAATGGCCAATTTTACCAAATCGGAGAAGTGGACCTAACACACCACTTTCCGGTGCAATTACGAGCGGAATTATGTAGATAAGTAACAACCAGACAAAAGGAACTCCCCAATCCATGGTGCATGTACATGCATGTGAAAATCAGCTTCAAAAGGAACTGATAGAATAAGGAGATGACAAGGAGAAGGaagtgcaacagatagaggaggAACCACAAGCTAAAAGGCCGGAGAACACGACATGGGCTAATCTAGTGGAAAATAATCGATTTGGACTACGAGGTATGAATCTCAGCTTTGTAGCTCCAATTATTCAAAATGGGGAAACAATTGTGGAATTAGCAAAAAATGAAGTGGAAAAGGAAACAGAGAAATGGCGGAATGCTTTGATACTGTATGTTGTAGGTAATACACCTATGATTGGAGCTCTGGAGAGATTCGTTGCAATCCAATGGAATTTTGTAGCTAAGCAATGATATTTTACCATAATGAGGGGTATTTTGTGATAAAATTCAATAATATGGAGGGTGGAGATGCTATTCTGTATTCTGGACCTCATACAATTGGAAACAAACCTATAATCACAAAAATTTGGACGCCAGAATTTAATTTCAAAGATGAGATCCTGAAAACTATTCCAATATGGGTCACTTTGCCAAATCTCCCTTTAAATTGCTGGAGTGCAGATTCATTGAGTAAAATTGGGAGTGGACTAGGGGTTCCATTGTATGATGATGAGTGCACGACTAAAATGTAAAGAATATCATATGCTAGAATTCTTATTGAAATGGATGTAACAGTCCCATTACCTAAACCTATTAAGGTGCATGGCCCAAACGGCAGAAAATTCAGTCAAAAAGTGGAGTATATATGGAAGCCAGAGTATTGTGGTAAATGTTTGATGATTGGTCATTGTTGCAATGAGACAAGTCAGCAGGAAAATGTTAAAGCAATGAAGATAAATGTGCAGAAGAAAGTATGGCAAGTAAAAGAGGCAGCAGGGCAAAAACAGAAAAAAAGTGAAAGACCAAGAGATTTCAACAAATGCTGAAATCCATGTAGTAGCAAAAAACAATGAAGGATGGAAGGCAGTTAAAGAAAAATCAGCAGCAAAGTCAATACATGTGTCAGATGAAAGTAGGATGAGCATAACAAATAGTTTTAATGTGCTTAATAAGCAGAATGAGCTTGACCATCAATATGATCAAGGTAGAGTAGTTGAGAGAGGTCAAATTAGTAGGGGCGAGAATGCAGGGATTGTGCAGAATCTATTCAAACAACAATGAAGTTAGTAGCCTGGAATATAAGGGGTCTTAATAagatcttcaagcaaaaggagttatGTAGATTTATTAGTATAAATAAAATTAGCATTATGGCTATATTTGAACATAGAACAAATGAAGAAAAAGGGAAGCAGATTATGAAGAAAGTTGCAGCAGGCTGAAAATATGTCACAAACTATGATGAGAATGGAAAAGGTAGGATATGAGTAATGTGGGATCCAAACAACATTCAGTTCAGTGAATTGTGGAAAAGTAGTCAGTTGATACATGGGAAGGTGACTGTTGGTGCAGGCAAAATACAATTCTATTTCACAGCAGTGTATGGGCTTCACACTTGAGGATAAGAAAGCATTATGGCAGGAGCTAGAAGGTGTCAAAAATAGAGTTGATGGGGCTTGGATAGCAATGGGGGATTATATTGCAGTACTGGGAATTGAAGATAGGAAAAATGATAACCTAGTGCAAGAAGTAGAAATAAGGAATTTTAGGGAGTCCATGCTTAATAATGACATGAATGAACTAAAATACACAGGAAAGAAGTTCACATGGACAAATAATCATGTGTGGAGTAAAATTGATAGAGCTATTGTCAATGCAGAATGGATGACAACAATGAAGTAATTGGAAGTACTTGTGATGGAACCATTTATATCTGATCACATACTCTTGTTCCTTCATCTTGAGGAAGCAGGAAAGGAAGGTCCTAAGCCATATAGATTCTATAACTATGTTGCTGAGCTGCCGAAATTTCTAATAATGGTGAAACGAACATGGAATACAACTACTAAAGGGCAAAGAATGAAAGGAGTGTGGCAGAAACTTAAAGCAGTAAagcaagaaatgaaaaagatgcACACAAAAGAGTTCAAAAAAGTTAGAGAGTCAGTCCAATTAATAAGGAGACAATTTCAGGAGACACAAGAGCAAATGCATGATCCAAGTCATCAAACAAGTTTGGCTGATATAGAGAAGGAACTATGAGGCAAACCGGAGAAATGGGCAATGATAGAGGAGAGCATAATGAGGCAAAAGTCAAGATCAAAATGGTTGAAACTGGGGGACTCAAATAGTGCCTGCTTCTATGCATGCTTGAAAAATAGGACCTCTATGAATCATATCAAATTCCTTGTAGCTCAGGATGGTAAGCTATTGCAGAATGATCAAGAGGTGCAGCAGGAAATTGTGGGGTTCTACAAGAAATTATTAGGGGATGCAGCAGAACAAATGCTAGTGATTAATCCAACAATAATGAAGAATGGAGCAATATTGACAAAAGAACAACAACTGAAGTTAATAGAACCAATCACCACAGAGGAGATATGTAATATTGTGCAAAATATAGATGATAATAAAGCCCCGGGTTGTGATGGTTTTAATGCTTGTTTCTTTAAGAAAGCATAGCCAATTGTAGgagaagaaataatcaaagcaaCAAAACAGTTCTTTGATTCTGGTGAGAGTTATAAGCCTATAAATTGCACTGATCCCAAAAGTTAAAAATACAAGTTCAATCAAAGAGTATATGCCTATATCTTGTTGTACCGTTCTATACAAGATAATATCAAAGGTGATCACTACAAGGTTGCAAAAGTTTATGGATAATCTCATTGGTATAAGTCAAGCTACTTTTGTACCAGGCAGAGTTATTTCTGATAATATCATCCTAAGCCATGAATTGGTGAAGGGCTATGGAAGGAAGGGTATTACTCCAAGGTGCATGATCAAATTAGATATGCAAAAGCCCTATGATTCATTAGAATGGGGTTTCTTAAAGTAGATATTGATAGCAATGAACTTTCCTGCAAGATTTGTGGAATGGATCATGAATTGTCTGTGTACTATCTTATCTTCTATTCTGATTAATGGCACTCCTACTTATCCTTTTCCAGATATCAAAGGATTCAGACAAGGGGATCCACTGTCTCCTTACTTGTTTGTTCTAGCGATGGACTATCTCAGTAGATTACTCAAAACTCTGAAGAACCAGCCAGATTTTAACTACCAACCAAGATATGAAAGGTTGCAAATTATTCAGTTGGGATTTGCTGATGATCTATTGTTATTCTGTAGGGGTGATGAAGTATCTATCCACATGTTATATAACTGCTTCATGGAATTCTCAAGGGTGTCAGGTCTGAATGCAAATAAGAGTAATAGTTTCATATATTTTGGTGGTGAAAATCTATCAGTGCAGCAAAATGTCATGGATGAACTGGGGTTTTCAAAAGGAGAGATGCCTATAAGGTATCTGGGAGTTCCATTGAGCACAAAAACGATGCCAGTTATTCAATTTCAACCATTGCTAGACATGATGCTTGGTAGAATAACATATTGGGCTGCCAAATTCCTCTCATATGCTGGCAGAATACAGTTAATCAAAAGTGTGCTGCTATCAATCCAAATATATTGGTCTCAAATATTTGTATTCCCAAAGAAGGTAATCCATCTCATAGAAGCTATATGCAGGAAGTTTCTATGGTCTGGGGGAGTTGAGGTGACAAAAAAAATCTAGTGGCATGGGATAAACTATGTCAACCAAAAGCAAGTGGGGGCTAGAATCTGCTAGATGTTGAATTGTGGAATAAAACTGTAATATGTAAGCTACTATGGAACTTAGCTCAAAAAATGATAAACTCTGGGTGGTATGGATTCATACTTATTATGGAAAAGGAAGAACTGTAGAATACATAGAAGCTAAGCAAGCTTCATGGTTGGTGCAGAAGATCTTGAAGGCTAAACAATACATGATAGAAGTTGGGGTCAACTTGGATGAGGTACTTGAAAAGGAGCACATAACCATCAACTATATATACAAGAAGCTAAAGCAGGATCACCAGAAGATGCCTTGGAGGAAGCTGGTATGTAACAATGGAGGTATGCCAAAGTGGATCTTTATTCTGTATGTGGCTATACTGGGCAAGTTGGCTACAAGAGATAGATTAGTAAGATGGGGAATAACAAATGAGCTACTATGCCCTATGTGCAATGTAGAAGAGGAAAGCATGGAACACTTATTTTTCAAGTGTACATATACAACAACAATATGGGAGAAGCTACTACAGTGGATGAATGTTAAGAGACAACCGATGGAATGGAGTCAAGAAATAGAATGGGCATGCAACAACGTTCGAGGCAGATCAGCAAATGCAGAAATTTACAGAATAGTATTAGCAAGCTGTGTCTATTATATATGGCAGGAGAGTAATCATAGAATCTTCGGAGCTCAACTGAGGCCAACAGGAGCACTGATGAAGCAGATTATACAAATGGTTTGTGGAAGGGGCTATATGCTGTCAAGATTAAGAAGAACATTAGAAGAGTTAATTTCTACCCATAATGAATTTTGATTTGTTAATTCATAGTTAGTAGGTAGAATAGAAGTATAGGAGAAACTAATTCTGGGAAGATGTCCAGAATTAGTATTTATTTTTGAGCTGTAATTTTCGTACTTGGTAATAAAATATGATAGTtaccattttttttttaatatgatTGATATAAAAGAATATACCAAAGCTAATATCATCAGAAAATATACTAAATTGCGTATAAGTGAACAATTTAAGTTTGATTTCTAAATGGAGTGAAATTAAGTTACATTTACAAAATATAACTAATTTTTATTAACTTTCTATCTTACATATGTAATTTCTCACATGTATATTATAATGATGAATCTTAATTAGAGTATGTTGCCTAAGTGATATTAGTTTGTAAATATGATAATTAGCAAAAGGTGCATGTTTTGACTATATTTACGTCTCATATCTGATGTAATTTGCGAAAGATTTGCATGATTATGAGATAAAAAATATGTCATTACGTGTTTTTATTGTGTAGGAATGTGTTAATGGAATTTGATTAAAGGAGGATAATTTGGCGCGAATAAAAGTGAAGAAGCAAGAAAATAACAGAAGTTGAGGCTAATCAGGAGGTCGGGTGTCACGGGAGAGGTGCACGAGCCAGGGGAATCAACTTTGGCACACAGTAACTTGAAGCCTGTCACACAGACGAGTGtgagaaaagaagaggaaaaggaaatTATGGCCTCGTCCAAGGGTCTCGCGTCGCTCGAGAGCCAAACGCGCGTCCAATAATTTCTGCCGAAGTTGGATTGGTTCGGATGACATCCTACCTGCCTAGATCATATATAAATCCAAAGAAACATCCTTGAAAGGGTTAGACAATACTTTCGGAGGCAAGGGACGCAAGATGAAAACTTCGAAAACGAGTTTTTACTCTTTCTTCATATTTTTCATGATTGGTTATGAATTTTAGTAGTGTACTTTCGTATACTATTATGACTAGCTAATTTTTTTATTCTAGGATTTGACAAAATCATTTGTAGAACAAATTCTTGGCTACGTTTGGATACAATTGAACcctttgattttttatttattcaaCCACATGTTTATCTTAGGTAATTGAAGGTGCACTAGATTAATAGTATCTGTGAGCATGcgatttttgccctaaatatgattattcccaaaattccaaacaaaataatttttctttattttctttacaatttttgtgcatttttgtgTCATTTTCCGATAATTGTGGCATTCTATTTGCGCATTTTAATTCTATGAAGTACGAAAATATGAATTTTTACATttaggttttagtatcaattaagggttaatttgttttaaaataaaacatgaaaatcacaaaaattagttcactttcgcattttaatgatttttattatgaatttgtcgtgaaatagtttttaaacaattctaGGCATTAGTCAGTTTTAGTTTTTGAAGTATATTAGGACTTTACTTCaattgttgcaattctataaaatcagaaaataattacaaaattgcaaaatggaaaataattagataaaatgaaataaaaaaaaaaaacaagaaaggaaattaAAGTGAGAAGCAAGGGGCTGGCCAAGTTTGGGCCAAATCAAAGAAATATTTCAGGCCCAAACGCCTTAACCCGTTGCAATCAGTCCAGCCCAAACccccaacccggtccgcccccctgttaaatgaaacggtgtcgtttcaaggcctttggatcaggaccgttggatctcatcaatccaatggtccggaactaacgaggttccCAGTATATAAACGTCCAAACCGTCCCCCCACCCCCCATTTCCATCGTCTTCTTCACCCTACCCCTTCTCCcctaaccctaatccgcgccgccctaaAAATCCTTGCCGGCGATGAACGTGAACTACACCGTTCACCCTGAAATTAACACCATGGGTTCCCCTCACCCTCCTCTTGCTACTACACTCGGTGGTTTGCCTCGAATAaggccggaactcttcgaatcttgatttgaagttttccggccagttGATAGTTTGTTCAACTCGGTCCAAATtcacaccctacaacccccaACCCTTCCTCAACACCAATCTGTGGTTGTTTCCTTTCAAATCACCCTGAAACGACCCAAATATTAGATCTAAGAATCACGGCCCAAACCCTAAAATCAAATCCTTTTGGTTTCGAACCGTAGcacccttaaccatgtgttctcgtgcaagaacacatggttagggatgttacgcgtcaaaaatctgaaaggattcgtATATTCATGACTGGCCGGAGCCCTTTTCTGCATTTGTGAgtttttctgttctttcttttactgcttcttttactCGCGTGATTAAAATATTACTTGTAGTCATTGTTTCATTATTGTCCTGTTAATTTTTGGTTTAACTGTGTTAGTTTAGGTTCTGTTAATTTTTGTTGATTCTGAGTTTGTTAGTTGGTtgaatgattataattttataGATTAATAATTAGTTTAAGTTCTTTTAATGTTAATCATGGTAGCTTAAGCACAGTTTATTTTCGTTTAGCTTATTTGAGTTGGTTAGTTGGACATAATTGGGTTAGTCAGTCTGATTAGCTGGTTTCTGATTGTTAAGTGATTAATTTTAGTTGGTTTCTGATTGTTAGTTAATTGATTTAGTTAGTTTCAGACTGGGTTAAGGTATTGGGTTTAGTTATTAAGGATAAGGGTAAGGTCAGTGATTCTGAGAGGCTTTCAGGGataatctgggtatggaaaagggtagttctgataggaatagtaatatcaaggcaTAGGGAAGGACAGTATGGGTAGAGGAATGCTCTAGGACCTTCTAGAATGGGTTTcaagtgtaaattttaataagTACACTGCAGTTACTTGTTTATCAAGATAAGAATGGAGGGACCAAAGTGAAAATAGAGAGGGACTAACTAGAAAAATCAGAACTTAGTTTATTCTTTGGggtttgcctataaaagggcattagatgccttggaaaagggggCTCCCAGATTTTCTGCCTTGAGCCTTAAGTTTTAATTTGAGCATTCATTCCTTCTTTATTTTAGTTGGCATTTCAATTCTAAgttattcaaaaaataaaacatcaaatATGGAAATCTGAAACAGTTTCAGAGTTTCATTATTAGTGTTGGGTTTCAGCTTTGAGGGACAGGGGTATGTTAGACTGATCTGTGGAAATTGGCTTGTATTTCTGATTTTCGAAGTAATCTGTCTGTGTTTCTGTGGTATCACATTGCTGGGTTGTTGCTGATGTTGTTCAAAATACTTGAATCCtcaccttttctctatttcatattccaatttccaggtacatttcccTGAATCTCAATGATGTatgttgaagttgaaatgaagtGTTCCAAGGCTTGTTATACAATTGAAAGTAGCCTGTGTCTTTGATGATAGTAGTAGTGTACTCACCTGTTATGTAATTGGCAGAATGTGTATAATTAAACTTGTTCATTAGGGTAGATTACATGTTGAATGTTACATGGTTTAGAACTGTTTAATTGGACATTTGGGTATTCAGATTCTTGTGTATAGTCCGGGGTGGAGTTCGTTGAAATTAAGCATTTCATGTTTATACCATTATCATTTTCTGTTTGGTTAAGTTTCACGgtatgctgaaatcaaatctgcAAAAGTTGCAATTAATTTAGAGTTCAACGCGCTTGGTTGTCTTAATTTTGGGTCTAAGATGAATTGAGCACAGCTTCATGCTGGGCCAATTTTGGGCCTGGCTAATTTGCAGTCGGCCCAGATTGTGGCTAGACAAGAAATTGAAATAAGACCCAAGGATTCAATCCCTGGGCTATGCGAATGCAAGCCCagttttgggcctgtttttgcCTAACGCCGATACGCTTTAAGGGGATGTGTCCGCAGCCTTGGCCTGGTGGGGCTTTGTGAGCTCAGGGCCCATTCGTTTGgtatttttgtgcagattttcaacttcaaattcaacAAATTGTAGGCTTAATCAATTAGAATCCTCAAGTAGTTAATAACACAATTATTCTATTGTGTAGGCTAGGAAATggtgtttagcgaatttcactgcctttcccaaaataacaatacgttagaatctttaagcaCGCTCTTAATAaagttaccttcttaaactcgggtgcgcattgatgcgacccaaatccaaatctcgatgaagccaAGATGTGTCGAcaaccgcgggtgcattgattgcgacgtggttcgaaacatgttttcgcgacatcgtaattcttataaaaaataattaatgatagaaaagagcttTACAAATTGATGTGGGCCTTACCGCACAAAAtgaataaatgtggggcccttagTAAGTAATTATCGACATGATTAGAATTGGGATgaccgtttagcgaacttcacgggtTTTCCCCAAAGTAACTCTATGTTAGTATCTTTAGGtacgatttaattaaataacccTCTTAaaatttgggtgcgcattgatgcgactcaaatccaaatctcggtgaagtcgaaacgtgttgataactacgggtgcattgattgcgacgtagcttgaaatacgttttcacaatgtcgCAATTCTGCTAAAATAAATAACAATAGAAGCGGTTTACAaataaaaagcacataagttaacatgtattaaaatcagataaaatcaaatacaacagttaagcgaccgtgctagaaccacggaatccgggaatgcctaacaccttctcccgggttaacagaattccttacccgaatttctggttcgcggactgtaatagagtcatatttttcctcggttcgggattaaaccagtgacttgggacaccattaatctcccaagtggcgactctgaataattaataattaaatcctgttccgattgtcctttaattggaaaaactcctttacgcccttccgggggtgtaggtaggtacaaaaaggaggtgtgacagctctagcgactctgctggggatcaaacccagaaccactggttcagggttagaaattcgagcttagataaattgttatatttggctttatctgatttttacatgtttgagcctaatgtgctaaatgctgcttttaccgctttgatattatttgactgtatatataaactgtgccgaacccttctctcttcacctccggggatgtgcttactggttgagactccctattctgttagtgttataccctgaaataagaaagaggtcggacaagttacgaagccggatggccttttggttcccggtaagttgccccctcctcgactcgagttgtccgctcgggtacacagtctagtacactgacccaggttttgaatatagaataacgtgacttcatgccggatccctagtaggaacgcttatttgcatcacgttgcatttgacttaggggactcaacacaggggttgggtccgtctaggactagcaacctgaaatgaaaagaccattctgatgcatcctacttgctctgtacatatatttgtttcgaacttgcatgttgaccggtttctgaatctcgggaatgttggaaaattgaagaaaaaaaaaagaaaagagagcaaaataaaatatcagttagggagttaattgattattttagaaaaatcaatgaccaattactggcgaaactttgccgaaattttgaaaaaaaggaaaatgtgttattttgttttactaaaaaaaagcaGCAAAGAAAAAGACGGtcgtttattttgaaaagtgtcTGGCGAAAAAAATCTTTTAttcttagtttggaaaaataggttgttgaaagggaaaaaatgaaaaagaaaaaaaaagtctgtTATTGTCAGCTTGAAAATGGgttgttttatttgttgaaaagaaaaagtgattgtcttgtttctaaaaatagtttttattcatGAATAAAAATCAAAAGAGTCATGTTTTGAAATGGTTCGGATAAtttacccgaactacgcatggtttgattctcatagggtgtgagatacgtaggcaaccctcatcaggtccaacctcccctttgcaaaaataaccaaaaatatcaattttaatttttgtcacaaATAAACCAGGTGGTGCGTTTtggtcaaaaatagccaaatgttcccaaacgggacgccggaaggctgactttgcataaacaaccacctttggtcgtattttgatttttgaccctcacagccttaaaattttcgccctcgaggcattgaaaggccgtgtcgcaatatcgggtcttctatctaaaaaaaaaagaaaattttagaaTTGAGAGTTGAGTTCTTCATGTGAAATATAGGGGTAATTTTGAGTCaataatatagatagttttttcggagttaaataaaagtttttcttttcttgcttaaacgctttaataaatgtgcaggatgagcacgatgataaatgaacctttttcaataatgaccaaaattccttttgagctgcaattgtggtggaatgatttgggtaacgaagggcaagacgaagtgagaaaatatttgaaagaccttccggatttattaaacat
This genomic stretch from Nicotiana sylvestris chromosome 9, ASM39365v2, whole genome shotgun sequence harbors:
- the LOC138878419 gene encoding uncharacterized protein; protein product: MELSSKNDKLWVVWIHTYYGKGRTVEYIEAKQASWLVQKILKAKQYMIEVGVNLDEVLEKEHITINYIYKKLKQDHQKMPWRKLVCNNGGMPKWIFILYVAILGKLATRDRLVRWGITNELLCPMCNVEEESMEHLFFKCTYTTTIWEKLLQWMNVKRQPMEWSQEIEWACNNVRGRSANAEIYRIVLASCVYYIWQESNHRIFGAQLRPTGALMKQIIQMVCGRGYMLSRLRRTLEELISTHNEF